The genomic region CAAGTTCAGGTCTTCAATTGATCTCTGCATTTTTGCCtactatttttatatgaaatgaaataatccttcgacaaattataagaatcaaattCTTTGATTGTAACACATGTTTTAAtattgaaatatgtaattgcaattaatttaaatatgcatcattatgtttaataattcaaaattatcgAAAAATAATTCCAtcgtataaaataaatatacctATATTCAATACTAATTTAACTGCAAGGTCGTTGAAATATTGGCATCCATATAGCTgttttggtttatattttttaattaataattttgaaaaaatattttttaaataacgtgaagaaattaatttaaaagtcctttatgtaaattaatatttaaaaacgatttatttgaataacaaactgaaataatttttaatataaaaatgtttcaGAAAAGaattatacttaaaaattaattttatttgctgaaaaatttaaatttgggtACTTATTTCAAATTAAACACTACAGTCCAAATTTATTCTCCTTaccattattttttcatatgatTCAACTTATCGCttgttcagaaaaaaaaaaccacatttCAACACCATGTTAGGATAGATTAGAAGCAAAAGTTAAACTAGATAAAATTTAGTCCTCCTATAATTATCCATTCGCTAGTTGATCATTTGTTGACTCTGACATTCTATGCCACAATACATATAGTGCTAATTTCGATATGGTTCCGTTTATTTTCAATTCTTAATCACAATGTCAAATTCTTTTAACATGCTAGTAATTATTCTTGTTAAAAAAAGTGTCAGTAATTATCTTATCTAAATGTAACATTTCATATCATTGTAGCAAATTTTGTTAAGAAGAGTATGCCCTATACCTTGAATTTGTGACACGTCATAATAATcactgaaattaaaaatatattaaataaagtctaaaaattaaaattactgttattttaattcttgacATGTATAACTTATTATCATTGTAGTTCCTAATAATGGAATTAATGATAATGACAGTGACTAACGAATcggattttaatttcaaaaatttatttgccattttttttttctaatttgtgATACTACTATAACAATGAATTCAGGGAATAAAGTAGGATTTACTCTGTTAAGAAACTCTTACACATActttttaagttaaataaatttGCTTTACTCCCCTCTACTCATCATATTCTTGTATGCCCATAAGGTCACAATGAACACCCACAAAATTCTTATTATAGTTGTTTTGTCATAAATAGTTTCTttcgaaaagaaaataaaataaaatatattagcgATTCTAATTAAAGTAAAAGTACATTAGCCAAAAAAGTTGATCTAATGGGTAAAAATGGGGtccaagtataatttttttaatacaaaaaaagaagtaaatgtGCATTGCCAAACAAGGTCCTAATTGAGGGGCAGGTATGGAGGATCTTATGTTTTCAAGAGGCAAGCTGAAGGGGTCACAGTTTTTGATTACTTTGATGGTCAGAATTCGCGGATTTGTGCTTGGATGTTGCAAGATAACGAATAAACATTTGCTTACTGTTTGAgaattatgttattaatttagtCAAACTATAATGATCACAACTTGCCCGGTCGATACATGTCCACGACTTCAACATATATaagtcattatttttttcataggaAGAATTGCATAGGTTTCCAGAATTGGCAAGCCGTCTTGTAGGTTACTCTACTTTGGTATCAATTGCCAAATCCCATGCATCTAGTAGTTTCAATACCTCACGTGCCTTTCCTTCTAGTGGGGGCTACTTCTTTAGGTTAATCAAAACTAAAGTTGTATCTTGGTAtaagtgattttttaatttgtatatgcTTGGTTAAGGTGATTCTTTTAAGCACACTAGTTTGTCCCTTCCATGCATCTCGAGGATTTCTACATTCtacacaagtttttttttttccttaaaactcAAATGTACAATACCTTATGACGTACTTGATGACAtactatttgttttaaattgaatgaTATTTTAGATCATGTAATTGTTTGTAAGTAATGTTTTGAGGTTTGAAGTAATTAAGTGATGACATTGTTTCTCGAACAGTTAATAACAGTACATAAATTTTACTATATCATAATTCAACAGCTTTACACATTAATTGTTTCCATATTCATATCTCGAGAAATTCTGCATTCTAAACAAGATATTTTAAGTCAATGTACAATACCTTATGACGTACTCGGTgacatactatttttttaaaattcaatagcatcttagataatttaattatttttaagtaaaatttcgAGGTTTGAAGTGATGACATTGTTTCTGGAAcggttattaaataattataattcaactttacacaaaaattatttccatataaaattaataattttatatacaatgaaatgttgaaaaaaaataaaagaaatggtcAATTTATCTAAACAAATGCATGTTCATGTATACGACTTCCaaattttcttttccctttaacTTATGCTACCAAATAACAATGAGCTAATTTGACGTGTACATTGTATatgatgaaatttaaattatttgagcAGACAAGTTTAGTGATATTCCTTGGAGCAATCTAATAATTTTGGAGGTAATTTAAACCAAACTGCATTGAATCGAATAATTGAATAAGAGGCTGACCAGAGAACACGTTCTTTAGTACGGGGTTTGTGGTTGGGGATGccatatatgcacatttttgaatttatatatatatatatataggttctGTTAGAGTTGTGTTCACCAATCAGAAAGGTTTAGACTTTAGATTAACTAAAACGACTTGCCACATTAATTTGTAGCGTTTTTTGCAATTTTAACACCACAGAACATTTAACGGATGAAATTGTGCTTATGCTTCGTTTAATATCAGGGTTTGGTTAACACACTTGCTACAGTAATTGTTGATGGTCACGGTCATGCCAGAAGGGCTGACGAAGTGAGGCATTTTTTATATCTGCAATTCATACATTATGTGATAAACACAGAGAATCAATTATTTGTAAGCCTTCCCTTTtcgttataaaataatacttaattaattgaatttgtAGTTTTTACCCATAATtctttttatattgaaaaattaatgtctaattaaatagattataaaaaatcagatttttctatttttttccccttcaccatatctactttattttaactactgatcaatattattttattatatatatgtatatttaaataattaaatcgaAGTAAACGTGAACTTCCTCTGCCATTATACCACAGTCAAATATGGTAGTATACTAGTACCTCACAACACTGCCATCCTTGGACATGGCAAACTTTATTATGGTTTTGTTTAGATAAGTTTTTCTATAAGCGTTtaactatttatagaaaaagaaaataaaaaatgaaataaacttgtttaataaactaaaattaacttatgtataaattaattaatttgtagaaGTTTTCTctttaacttatttaaaaagtttattttaatttatgtaaaagctaatttaaatttatggaagaaaattatttttttctaacaaaaatgttttgaaaaaaattcatagaaTCTGTATCAATTTGGTAAGGTGTAGGTAAGATTATACATCCACGGATAACACAGCGATAATGTAAAGTAGAATAATACTAATGAAATAGATGTACattcttaataatttatttgtcaTCAACAAATCAACTTAATTTTCCAATATTCtttaaattacaaattactAATACATTTTAAAGCCATTTATAATTATCATAGGCTAATAATATTcgcaattaacttttttttaatgaaatatagaTATGTGCTAAGACCAATTGAAGAGAACAATAAGTTGACACTACAACCTTCAACAATCAAAATAACACACTCCGCTATattaaatccaaaaaaaattatgggggacaaaaaccaaaatttatatataatcatttgaaTCTATAATGAGAAAAATCATATCTATTCCTAATAAATTTCTCTGGAATAAAAGAGGTGAGGGAATCTCaccttcttaattaattaatttatcaccaaaataaaatagcaaaatttatttgattttgaattcaaatgctAGGCATTTATagtctttgtaaaaaaaaaaacaaagagcgagagttataaaattgtattatttttaataaattttaatcaataattaagaGTGGAATAGAAGGTGTGTTTTATTAATATCAGAACATTTTAACTGCAGGGAAACTCTGTTTGTTAGTTGTAATAAGGTAGGATTAATGTGTTTACTACAGTATTTAGTTTGAGAAAAGGgacaaagtaataataataattaatattattactgaAAGAGAACAAGATAGTATAATGAATGATACgaggaaagagaaagagaaagtacAATAAGTAGTCAACCCTGACCCCTTTTGTACACGCGTTGATCCGACAGAAGCTGATGGGAATAGCGTTGCCGCGATGCCAGGTGGTTCCATTGATGTGCATGTCCTTCCCAATTTCCAACCCAATACAATAGagatttcattattattattattcttctttaaaataatgattttctgTTTATTTAATAGTAAAAAACAATAACCTGAAAATACTCAGTCATCTATTTTCTACTACTTTTTTATTTGGGTTAAAGATTTGTGAAAAACTTTTAAACACAACTaattatatatcataatatatattaagtatGGACTgctctaataaaataaaataaaaatcgtgTTGTGTGTGCTGTTTTGAGGACACTGTCAAGTGCCAGTCTTATCAAAAGTTTAGTATACTTTCACTCTGTCGTTAATACTCCAATATTTGGCAAATTTCCTGTTTAAGTTCAACAAAAAGATTTTTCCCCGGTaactaaaagttaaaacataTATGTACAAAGGATAATGCTGTTTACTCAAcaaaatttttatgataaaggaaagataaagaaagaaattatgaGTGTGATAATTTATAGgaaaacatagaataaaaaaaacactataaaaATTGTTGTAAATATAACATGTTGTCACCAACAGTGCTACAAATACACAATACatcaaagagagagaaagaaatgacgCGTTGGTTGCGTACGGTAGAGAGCGAGAACCCTAGGTTGGTTGCGTACACACGTCGGCGTCAATGACGACCACAGAGGAGCTCAGGCGATGAGGGGTTTGGGTTTTTTGCGATTCCTCTGGAGGAGAGGGGAATGGGGGCGGAACGATGAGAGAAACAGAATGAGAAACGAGGAGAAAACAATGAATGAGAAGAGACAAGCTAGGGGACGCGAGGGACACGGATGGTCTTGAGGTTTAAAGCTAAGGAGGGTGAGTCAACACCAACCATACAAAGACGGTCATTAGGACAAGACTGTCtttgtatcaaaataaaaaatttacaagtttGTCATCGAATGCCTCATCAACGACGGGTTGGCGGAAACTTCGTCGTTGTATTCgagttaattttgaaaatgtcaTCGCTGTACTTTTTAAGGTGGTCCTTTACAATCGTCTTAGAATCAACGACGTAAAAGACTCAATTTTTAGTAGTGTTAATTTACATGGGTTTTTAcagttttatttttagaaaaccacagtttttttttatcagaaaaaaccattattttaagaTAAGGTACGTAGGAtggtatatttaattataaactatTCTTAATCTGGATTTTCAAGTGATGCGagactttttttatatactgaAAGACAAACTTCACAACAAACATACTATGCATAAGAAGAGGAACCAAGTTTTTAGCGATAAACATGAGAAAAAAAACAGGAGCAAAATCCGCATATAGATATATCAAACTAAAAGGAACCAGTGTTCTTTCTAGCTAGCATGGACAAGGTGTCATTATACTGTGATTGTCTGAAGGAATATATTATAGCACTTTTTCACATATGTCACAGGTCATATCTTTGGAGCCATATCGATGTTGCACATTACTTCCAACCTTGTAATTTTTAGCACAAGTTAATTGGGGCAGGTGAAATCCAGGAATTGGTCTGGTAAGTGTGAGACATTTCCATGCAATTGTGTTGGTGGTCTTCCTGATTCTCTGAGTTGTTTTTCTTGGCTGCCCATGCCTCGTTTGCACTAAGATTAAACCAATTTGTCCATGTGTGCCACAGCTTCCTACACTTAATTTCATCAATagtctttttccttttgtttttttcccgACTAATCACAAAGCACAATAGTGAATTGCTAAGGAAAAATAGTCCCTTTTATACACACTCTTTGAACAAGATTAGCCTTTCAAGTTCCAAGACACATGCATGCCCTTTGAATATCAAATTATAGCTAGCAAGATATCTAGGGAAAAATAATATCAGACGTGATATGGTTGCTAGCTAGTACATTTGTGACATGCAACTAGATCGACATGACCAAGACTATGTGCGCAATTGTAGCTTGGTGATACGAAATTTAGTAATATTCTAGTCTAGAGTGGGACTTAGGAACCTTTGTAATTGTAGTGATATTGTACTAAGTTAGGAATTCCATATATCTTTTGCTGATATAtgtatgtttcttttatttagCTTCCTTTAGATCACCATAAGATTCATATATAGTATTTGAATTTATGCTACAACTTTGCTTTCAATCTATTGTGATTTTGTGATTCTGAATCCGTTGTGCATTAAGTGAAGGCACaccatcaaattataatatgcTTAAGCATGTAATTGATCTTTTGATGGTGTCCTTCATGAATCTACTATTAAAGTTGTGTAGTCTCTCTCTCCAATCCTATGAAGATCATCATTTCTCTGATCTAATGGTGAAAACCATGACACGCAATATCCTACTCAGAGTAATAACCGGCAAAAATTTCTCAACCATGTAACCATGTGTTGTTTACGAAGGAAGGGAACTTAAACGAATTCCGAAGTAATAATATGGGAATATATTAGAGAGAATGTCTTTTATGCTATATACATTCATCTTTCGAGGGGAGATTAggctacaaaataaataatagtaacTTAACAATGGAATGAACAAAATGAGGGGAAGTATTTGGTCAAAAATGGAGACACGTATATTGGGAAGGAAGTAATAGGTAAGATAATTAAGTCATGTTTGGGGACTTgatacaaaagaaaaatctaGCTAGCTACCCTCAATTAGGCCACGAAATTCatcaaaatctaaaattaaattttctaatcCCAAAGCTCAATCCTCATTGGTTATCAAGTTCTGTTCACAAGGAACTTTACTAGTTACTAGTTAAAAAGTACCTCCATTACCTTTGACACACCTGgcacctttctctctctctctcattgtcaGTATCATCCAACCATCATTACTACCTTTTCTCCTcacattatatatttattgctACACCTAGCTATTACTTTCAGCTTATGCACTCTAAGCTCGTTCATCCCCCCCTATCTTTTAGCCTTAGTCCTTCCACAATGAAGGTAAGTCTCTTCTCATTGGGCTACCGATTATGTGTGACAGTGTGAGGGTGAGAGAATTGTTATCTTAATTTAGTGTTGGAAAAATGTTTCTGTGATATAATCTGAATGTTTTTGTCACTTGCAGTTCCTCAGCTGGATGCAAAATAAACTTGGTGGAAAACAAGACAACAGAAAACCAAATGCACATACTACAacaactactactactactacatgTAAGTCTTTAATACTATTCAGTCAATTAGTTTTTCCTTGTGGCAATGCATGATGTTTCTAGCACCAATAAGATGCAAGAATTCACTCTTTGTCTGATACACTTAAAAGCACACTTGCTTCTCTCTGAAGGAAGGGTGACTTAAGTCGAAACATATAGAGAAAGACAGGGAGAAGACGTGTTTATATGTTCAGCCTATTTACATATTTGTTTGGGAGAAacactttttctctctctcaaacttcattttcttttttcatagtttccaatcaaacaaaagactacataaaaaaaataaacttatttatatCAAAGGTGTCTCGTATGTGGGGATATTAAGAACTTGAAAATGTTATATTGGTTTGTAtatgtatttaataattaacaattatttatatcttttagATTGAAGAATAATTTTAGTAGTTTTTGAAATGCTAAAAGTTGATTAATATATAcagttttttatttcaaattttgtttgatAAGCAAACCCCACTATCTGCTAACAAGTTGGCGTCCTAGTAGTTGTAACTTGATCCGAGGTAAACTTAGCTAAGGGTATTAAAAAATTTTCAGTAGAGTAACATTAATCCTTTCCCTGGGagttttataataaaagttttcCTTTGGTTTTCTGCACAGATCATCCAAAACAAGAGCCTAGGGAAGAATTCAGCGATTGGCCTCATGGTTTACTAGCGATTGGAACATTTGGAAACAAGACTGCAATCAAAGAAGACTTGGATGACCAAAATACACAAGAGGATCCATCTTCTTCAGAGGAAATAGCAGACTTCACTCCTGAAGAAATTGGGAATCTACAGAAGGAGTTAACTAAACTTCTGAGACGAAAACCCAATGTGGAAAAGGAGATTTCTGAGCTTCCTCTGGACAGATTTCTTAACTGTCCTTCAAGCTTGGAGGTTGATAGGAGAATCAGTAATGCACTATGCAGTGAATCAGAAGATAAGGAAGAAGATATTGAGAAAACACTAAGTGTAATaattgataaatgcaaagacaTTTGTgcagataaaagaaagaaagcaatGGGGAAGAAATCTATTTCTTTccttctgaagaagatctttcTTTGTAGAAGTGGATTTGCTCCAACACCAAGCCTTAGAGATACCCTTCAAGAGTCAAGAATGGAGAAGGTACCCCTTTGTTTTAGCTAATAATCTTTCATTTGCCTAAGTGAAGAAATTATTGTA from Glycine soja cultivar W05 chromosome 16, ASM419377v2, whole genome shotgun sequence harbors:
- the LOC114389241 gene encoding uncharacterized protein LOC114389241, whose translation is MKFLSWMQNKLGGKQDNRKPNAHTTTTTTTTTYHPKQEPREEFSDWPHGLLAIGTFGNKTAIKEDLDDQNTQEDPSSSEEIADFTPEEIGNLQKELTKLLRRKPNVEKEISELPLDRFLNCPSSLEVDRRISNALCSESEDKEEDIEKTLSVIIDKCKDICADKRKKAMGKKSISFLLKKIFLCRSGFAPTPSLRDTLQESRMEKVLRTMLHKKICTQNSSRSPLVKKCIEDKKMTRKKNEDESDERNGDGCKWVKTDSEYIVLEI